One genomic window of Sphingobacterium oryzagri includes the following:
- a CDS encoding NAD(P)H-dependent oxidoreductase, whose product MKTLVIVTHPDIKNSIINKRWVEELKKYPDEFTVHDIHALYPDGKIDVQAEQALVEQHAQLVFQFPVYWFSSPGFLKTWFDDVLLHGWAYGSKSGYKLGGKKVALAMTAGVDEKEYRPNERYKYTLEQLTRPFEITFAYVKADYRPFFAYYGIEYNSSAAWVEQSVPQYLSFLRKL is encoded by the coding sequence ATGAAAACATTAGTGATCGTTACTCACCCGGATATCAAGAATTCTATTATCAATAAGCGTTGGGTGGAAGAACTTAAAAAATATCCCGACGAATTTACCGTGCATGACATTCATGCGCTGTATCCGGACGGCAAAATTGATGTACAGGCCGAACAAGCGCTGGTCGAACAACACGCACAACTGGTTTTTCAGTTTCCCGTTTATTGGTTTAGTAGTCCGGGGTTTTTGAAAACATGGTTTGACGATGTTTTGCTTCACGGTTGGGCTTACGGCAGTAAGAGTGGTTACAAATTGGGCGGAAAAAAAGTAGCGTTGGCCATGACGGCGGGCGTCGATGAAAAAGAATATCGGCCAAACGAGCGCTACAAGTACACGCTGGAACAATTAACACGCCCGTTCGAAATTACGTTTGCTTATGTCAAAGCAGATTACCGTCCATTTTTTGCTTATTATGGCATAGAATACAACTCATCGGCGGCCTGGGTGGAACAAAGTGTGCCGCAATACCTGTCTTTTTTGCGGAAGCTCTGA
- a CDS encoding tetratricopeptide repeat protein yields MTTAAASTLKLGLHVTLLCLLSAIWPSLSYSQRSNEVLLNFIAEENYEALLHNYQDSAAVLDAEGLYYLALASLYTKQLDRALDYAEKSITLDPGVSSPYMLSATCYMEQQQLDKAIEILAKAIRIHPESVELLGRKAFVHAEKKEPLLALEDYKEILKISKDVPDLREAYCNSLFNVALVHMESAEKADAEPYLVELLDLSPTDYAVMAKLIQIYNHQQAFDKVVPLRMALYRAHEDNALAETDLEDMFCIDQYQLGNTNIQVFERFQEEPQAQFRIFYKHIAYIDGDVDHSIQTEYSPAAEREKNVKFLLGMDNKDKHYTYPIGLSKDYQHHDFKRVVAQILQGNVQPMASSVKKKSK; encoded by the coding sequence ATGACAACAGCAGCAGCCAGTACCTTAAAGCTCGGACTACACGTAACCTTGTTATGTCTGCTATCGGCTATATGGCCTTCCTTATCCTACAGTCAACGCAGCAACGAAGTGCTATTAAATTTTATTGCGGAGGAAAATTATGAAGCTTTGCTACATAACTACCAAGATTCTGCCGCGGTGCTTGATGCCGAGGGATTATATTACCTCGCTTTGGCATCTTTATATACAAAGCAGCTAGACCGTGCGCTAGACTATGCCGAAAAAAGCATCACGCTGGACCCAGGCGTTAGCTCACCTTATATGCTTAGCGCAACTTGCTATATGGAACAACAACAACTTGATAAAGCCATTGAAATACTGGCCAAAGCGATCCGCATACATCCAGAAAGCGTCGAACTGCTCGGGCGTAAGGCATTCGTGCACGCCGAGAAAAAAGAGCCTTTACTCGCGCTCGAGGATTATAAGGAAATATTAAAAATAAGCAAAGACGTGCCAGATTTACGGGAAGCGTACTGCAACAGCTTATTTAACGTGGCCTTGGTTCATATGGAGTCGGCCGAAAAAGCCGATGCCGAGCCTTATCTTGTCGAACTGCTTGATCTTTCGCCAACAGATTATGCGGTTATGGCAAAGCTGATCCAGATTTATAACCATCAGCAAGCATTTGATAAAGTTGTGCCCCTTCGTATGGCGCTATACCGCGCGCACGAAGACAATGCCCTTGCGGAAACTGATTTGGAAGATATGTTTTGCATCGACCAGTACCAGCTGGGTAACACAAATATTCAGGTATTTGAGCGCTTTCAGGAAGAACCCCAGGCCCAGTTCCGTATTTTTTATAAACATATAGCCTACATTGATGGCGATGTAGACCATAGTATACAAACAGAATACTCGCCCGCCGCTGAACGGGAAAAAAATGTTAAATTTTTACTCGGAATGGATAATAAAGATAAACATTATACATACCCTATTGGCCTATCAAAAGACTACCAGCATCACGATTTTAAGCGTGTCGTTGCACAAATCCTTCAAGGTAACGTCCAACCGATGGCCTCCAGCGTAAAGAAAAAATCGAAATAA
- a CDS encoding fimbrillin family protein, with amino-acid sequence MISKKFSLSRLIVYCSISILIALQSCDKTRDTSGEIGVATVMVSLAGVEFDDTPDEVTLAKNTLTNGQTKMSGNMANSQDEDEPFAVVPFDENYAIHATLKQERNTPNQRVLSASSGNKGAIVRTPLATGVRYRLLVFGPAGTYLDQRDYVYGSEASTAALNLDGGTTYTFVAYSFNTTAAIPALNLTATSTLANTSLTNLTGDFLYFKNSIQVVTGTNNLSVVLKHMFSEITTILTVGTTTGPIQGFTTPSFTPTFPSASIQLNTNTMTYPSATGITMINFADVGAGATSTTSTPNILISPATTTAGVMFGTLTINGITRSNVLIPNIKINPGRKYTLTLSINSSCTQSTLVSPSSPNFDLANALGVTFTTQAVAANLQQEFVLDFYQLDNSFNLLFNGVDIVNSGSSDTGTEIQFESGTNIPRNIEFADGTFWGSAATATSPAIPNIWTLRMAAPSNNPIIRVVVDRTGTIRMYGIKANGGQLFPLQLTGGLTFRQIPWRTTGAANNTFALRQRVIGTTLMRGAVSARRNCQ; translated from the coding sequence ATGATTAGTAAAAAATTTTCGTTGAGCAGATTGATCGTCTATTGTTCGATATCGATCTTGATCGCGCTGCAATCTTGTGACAAAACAAGAGATACATCCGGGGAAATTGGCGTAGCTACCGTGATGGTCAGCCTCGCCGGTGTAGAGTTTGACGATACCCCAGACGAAGTTACGCTGGCAAAGAACACGCTGACTAACGGACAGACCAAAATGTCGGGCAATATGGCAAACAGCCAGGACGAAGATGAGCCTTTTGCGGTGGTGCCCTTTGATGAAAACTATGCTATTCACGCCACACTGAAACAGGAGCGAAACACGCCAAACCAACGTGTTTTATCGGCTTCTTCAGGCAATAAAGGTGCTATTGTGCGCACGCCGCTCGCAACGGGCGTACGCTACCGCTTACTCGTTTTTGGCCCAGCAGGCACTTATCTGGATCAACGAGATTATGTATACGGAAGCGAAGCTTCTACAGCGGCATTAAACCTGGATGGCGGTACAACTTACACCTTTGTGGCCTACTCGTTTAATACGACCGCCGCCATACCGGCTTTAAACTTGACCGCAACATCCACACTGGCCAATACGTCGCTAACAAACTTAACCGGTGATTTTCTATATTTTAAAAATTCCATACAAGTCGTTACGGGAACGAATAACTTGAGCGTCGTGCTAAAACACATGTTTAGTGAGATTACAACCATCCTTACCGTTGGCACAACAACTGGCCCCATACAAGGTTTTACAACGCCATCATTTACACCTACATTTCCGAGCGCGAGTATTCAGCTTAACACGAACACCATGACCTATCCCAGCGCCACGGGCATAACGATGATTAATTTTGCGGATGTAGGCGCAGGTGCCACAAGCACCACAAGTACGCCAAATATCCTTATCTCGCCAGCAACGACAACAGCGGGTGTGATGTTCGGAACGCTGACTATCAACGGAATCACGAGAAGTAATGTCCTAATTCCCAACATAAAAATTAACCCCGGCCGGAAGTATACATTGACATTAAGTATTAACTCATCTTGTACGCAATCGACGCTGGTATCGCCAAGCTCACCGAATTTTGATCTTGCCAATGCTTTAGGTGTAACCTTTACCACCCAGGCTGTAGCGGCAAATTTGCAACAAGAATTTGTCTTAGACTTCTACCAGTTAGACAATTCGTTTAACCTGCTATTCAATGGGGTAGATATCGTAAATAGCGGTTCTAGCGACACAGGTACAGAAATCCAGTTCGAGTCCGGCACCAACATACCAAGAAACATTGAGTTTGCTGATGGAACATTTTGGGGTAGTGCTGCAACAGCAACCTCGCCCGCCATACCTAATATATGGACTTTACGCATGGCTGCGCCATCCAATAATCCGATTATCCGTGTCGTTGTGGATCGAACCGGAACAATTAGGATGTATGGCATCAAAGCCAACGGCGGACAACTTTTTCCGTTACAATTGACAGGTGGATTGACTTTCCGCCAGATACCCTGGCGTACTACAGGCGCAGCAAATAATACCTTTGCATTAAGACAAAGGGTAATTGGCACAACGCTTATGCGCGGCGCCGTAAGCGCAAGAAGAAACTGTCAATAG
- a CDS encoding glycoside hydrolase family 97 protein produces MNLIFNRLSMSQSTLGKVLALFVAVIAFQPVVGQRLTSPNGTLMVELITDNGQDGYGRPSLQIYRKGLAGQTIINRVALGMNTVKKDLSSAMKIVSSNPEQNFTEKYEMITGKRRYCENEGLEKSFLLQNKNGELLSISIRAFNDGVAFRYLIENAAVDTLTHESTSYAIGDSETKWMQRYKNDYEGFYEARTENQQGEWGYPLLVEKPDSVFILLSEANITRGNAGSRLSNRNQANSYQVKLGQDRLAIKGKWLSPWRTMIIGSLADIVESTLITDVSDPSEIKQTSWIQPGNVAWIYWAHNHSSNDYKLVNMYTDLAAEMGWTYNLIDWKWNTMANGGDIEDAVKYALKRHVKPLLWYNSGTGWIGDGAPGPLDRLLDANKRKQEYAWLRKIGVAGVKIDFFNGDHAAMMTYYIDLLADAAKHKLMINLHGSTIPRGWARTYPNLMTMEAVYGAEWYNNNDTLTSRAARHNTTLPFTRNVIGSMDYTPGTFSDSQHKHITSHAHELALMIAFESGWQHRPDRPETYRSLPAEVQYVLTSLPAAWDDTKLLFGYPGEDMIIARRKGKTWYIAGLNGTDQQKTLLFNSRLLNPAIKGKLLIQDGEVSDRFRINNADSHPVEIHCLPRGGFVAVVEET; encoded by the coding sequence ATGAATTTAATTTTTAACAGGCTATCCATGAGTCAATCTACCTTAGGTAAAGTTTTAGCCTTATTCGTAGCGGTAATCGCTTTCCAACCGGTTGTCGGACAGCGATTAACGTCGCCAAATGGGACATTGATGGTGGAATTGATTACCGACAATGGTCAGGATGGATATGGACGGCCGAGTTTGCAAATCTACCGAAAAGGCCTTGCTGGTCAGACGATTATCAATAGGGTGGCGCTCGGAATGAATACGGTAAAAAAGGATCTCAGCTCGGCGATGAAAATTGTGTCGAGCAATCCAGAACAAAATTTTACAGAAAAGTATGAGATGATAACCGGTAAGCGCCGATATTGTGAAAATGAAGGTTTAGAGAAATCGTTCCTCTTGCAAAATAAAAACGGCGAGCTTTTGAGCATTTCCATCCGTGCCTTCAACGACGGTGTAGCTTTTCGTTATCTCATCGAGAACGCCGCTGTCGATACCTTGACCCATGAATCGACGAGCTATGCCATTGGCGATAGCGAAACGAAATGGATGCAAAGGTATAAGAACGATTACGAAGGCTTTTACGAAGCTAGAACGGAGAATCAGCAGGGTGAATGGGGCTACCCTTTACTCGTGGAGAAACCGGATTCCGTTTTTATCCTCTTATCTGAAGCAAATATAACGCGAGGCAACGCCGGATCGCGCTTATCCAATCGGAACCAAGCCAATTCTTATCAGGTAAAGTTGGGACAAGACCGATTAGCGATAAAAGGCAAGTGGTTATCGCCCTGGCGCACGATGATCATCGGCTCGCTGGCGGATATCGTGGAATCGACGCTTATAACCGATGTTTCCGATCCGAGCGAAATCAAACAGACCTCGTGGATTCAACCGGGAAATGTAGCCTGGATTTATTGGGCGCACAACCATAGTTCTAACGACTATAAACTAGTCAATATGTACACAGACTTGGCGGCGGAGATGGGCTGGACGTACAATTTAATTGACTGGAAATGGAATACTATGGCCAATGGTGGTGATATTGAAGATGCGGTTAAGTATGCGCTGAAACGACATGTTAAACCATTGCTTTGGTACAATTCCGGTACGGGATGGATAGGTGATGGCGCTCCTGGTCCGTTAGATAGACTTTTGGACGCAAATAAAAGAAAGCAAGAGTATGCCTGGCTTCGGAAAATAGGTGTAGCTGGCGTAAAAATTGACTTTTTTAACGGTGACCATGCTGCTATGATGACGTACTATATAGACCTACTTGCAGACGCGGCCAAACATAAATTGATGATTAATCTGCACGGTTCGACAATACCGCGTGGATGGGCGAGAACTTATCCGAATTTGATGACGATGGAGGCCGTTTATGGCGCGGAATGGTATAACAACAACGACACGCTAACCAGTCGTGCCGCGCGTCACAATACTACATTGCCGTTTACCCGTAACGTGATTGGGTCAATGGATTATACACCGGGCACTTTTTCAGATTCGCAACACAAACATATAACCTCACACGCGCATGAGTTAGCGTTGATGATTGCTTTTGAATCCGGATGGCAGCATAGACCAGATCGTCCGGAAACATACCGCTCTTTACCGGCTGAAGTACAGTATGTATTAACCAGTCTACCCGCTGCTTGGGATGATACTAAGCTGCTGTTTGGTTATCCCGGTGAAGACATGATCATAGCCAGAAGAAAAGGAAAAACCTGGTATATTGCTGGTTTAAACGGGACAGACCAACAAAAAACATTGTTGTTTAATTCGCGTTTACTTAACCCTGCGATAAAGGGAAAATTATTGATTCAAGATGGTGAAGTATCTGATCGTTTTCGCATAAATAATGCGGATAGTCATCCTGTCGAAATCCATTGCCTACCAAGGGGAGGCTTTGTGGCGGTGGTAGAAGAGACTTAA
- a CDS encoding RagB/SusD family nutrient uptake outer membrane protein, whose protein sequence is MKKYIFMVAAIASLYATQSCDSFLDKEPLDRLSAGQFWETKQDFDMALTALYGHLQTPMFAAGTPDWDLITDNGFGQHNSNGSRAIVQGDIFSSSDGYITGVYNTCYAGIARANIFLAQLANYQGTALDDAAKARYEGEARFMRAYYYYFLYACYGDVPLVTEPLTLENQAQPKVAAAQILETIYQDIDFAIQSLPSTSYAAGNGHLVQSSAQALKLRILLFTGYGDNGVANVALLTQARDIARQLMSAGYSLANNFESVFRDNTQQNNPEIIFSVKFLAPDNATSMDQWYGDWLVASPLRSFYNAFEAGDLRRDLTVFVNEVNFNGNIHRPSNNVPTGLGLKKFLTPELMPYGYSTQSQQDWVMFRYADVLLSFAEAENEINGATTEVHNAVNAIRNRAGLDDLPGNLTKEQMRQAIRRERRMEFAFEGQRYFDLKRWHIAEETLNSVTDGVLVYRFEERFYHWPLPQTEIDKSNGVLVQNPDYQ, encoded by the coding sequence ATGAAAAAATATATATTCATGGTAGCCGCAATAGCTTCATTGTATGCTACGCAGAGCTGTGATAGCTTTTTGGATAAAGAACCGCTTGACCGGCTGTCTGCCGGGCAATTTTGGGAGACAAAACAAGACTTTGATATGGCGCTCACGGCTTTATACGGACATTTACAAACGCCTATGTTTGCCGCCGGTACGCCCGATTGGGATTTGATTACGGACAATGGATTTGGCCAACATAATTCCAACGGAAGCCGTGCTATTGTGCAAGGTGACATATTTTCATCGTCTGACGGTTATATTACCGGTGTGTACAACACCTGCTATGCCGGCATCGCGAGAGCCAATATTTTCTTAGCACAACTTGCAAACTATCAAGGCACCGCACTGGATGACGCTGCCAAAGCAAGGTATGAAGGCGAAGCGCGATTTATGCGTGCCTACTATTATTACTTTTTATATGCCTGCTACGGTGATGTACCTTTGGTAACCGAACCATTGACCTTAGAAAATCAAGCGCAGCCCAAAGTGGCGGCAGCACAAATACTGGAAACCATCTATCAAGATATTGATTTTGCGATTCAAAGTCTGCCGTCAACCAGCTATGCGGCTGGCAATGGCCATCTTGTGCAGTCATCTGCTCAGGCATTGAAATTACGTATACTACTTTTTACCGGTTACGGAGATAACGGTGTTGCTAATGTGGCCTTACTTACACAAGCGCGTGATATCGCAAGGCAACTGATGTCAGCAGGCTATTCGCTGGCAAACAACTTCGAGTCTGTGTTTCGGGATAACACACAACAGAATAATCCGGAGATTATCTTTTCGGTGAAATTCTTAGCGCCCGATAATGCGACTTCGATGGATCAGTGGTATGGCGATTGGTTGGTGGCTAGTCCGCTTCGAAGTTTTTATAATGCTTTTGAGGCAGGAGATCTGCGTCGTGATTTAACCGTTTTTGTAAACGAGGTTAATTTTAATGGTAATATTCATCGGCCATCCAATAACGTGCCGACGGGACTCGGTTTAAAGAAATTCCTCACGCCCGAATTGATGCCTTATGGATACTCGACTCAAAGTCAGCAGGACTGGGTCATGTTTCGTTATGCAGACGTATTGCTGTCTTTTGCGGAAGCCGAAAACGAAATTAATGGCGCTACAACAGAGGTTCACAATGCGGTAAACGCCATCAGGAATAGGGCAGGGCTGGATGATTTGCCGGGCAATTTGACGAAAGAGCAAATGCGCCAGGCGATTAGACGGGAACGAAGAATGGAGTTTGCTTTTGAAGGTCAACGTTATTTTGACTTAAAAAGATGGCACATCGCCGAAGAGACGTTAAATAGCGTTACGGACGGTGTGTTGGTCTATCGCTTCGAAGAACGATTCTACCATTGGCCATTGCCCCAAACAGAAATTGACAAAAGTAATGGCGTGCTGGTGCAAAATCCAGATTATCAGTAA
- a CDS encoding SusC/RagA family TonB-linked outer membrane protein: MKHRSNQLTPLGRRLLLYSGSVFLLGSAVAGGLSPDKRWTASPMHDVTLATPAAWQSAVTGQVRDISGKPLVGVSIFVKGNTSAVGSTSADGSFSVNADAGAILVFRSVGYAEQEVVASAQQDLTITLQSSAQDLDEVVVVGYGTQKKVNLTGAVSTIKGDDLVRRPVTNVGSMLQGQTPGLRVVQNSGEPGSEGLSVRVRGQGTFSGAGNGPLVLIDGVEGSLNDVNPNDVENISVLKDAASASIYGARAGNGVILVTTKMGKAGRVVVDYSGNASIHTPTKLFDLITNSAEYMELWNEAKINTLGPNATGLYPQETINLYRNATDRVQYPNTDWLDIMFNPAFVQQHNLSISGGSDNTQYNLSAGIVDQPGVLKGFDYKRYNVRLNLTSKVADWLSIGTNISAKQGDTQRPRGGAEDSFIATISQAPTYAPTLPDGRYTFKAYGFEYNNKNLLAIVDNEVFWKNRDYSVNLQGWMDVKLAKGFSWYTKAAIVGDFDSESDWRPLVPLYNFHTGELATDLDVGTKGLGKTRRENRYTNVFSYLKYENTFADNHNLGLQAGYSQEANRSEYLYGYRRDFFNNALQELDGGGLAVQNASGSAYEWALQSFFGRVTYDFKQRYLFEANLRYDGSSRLHPDRRWGAFPSVSAGWRVSEEPFVQKMNLTWLNNFKIRGSYGELGNQNINISVSGNGSYPYPYQDLLNYTGNYSFDNANLTTGAAQTALSNPLLRWEETKVVDIGADLTVLKGLEVTFDWYRRTTSSILRQSQITAVVGLSAPNVNSGTMRNEGIELGLRYSNAVNDGIFEGLSYSIGGNIDRFKNTVIRFGEREIGGWTIKEEGRPWDTYYMLEHIGIFQSAEEIANAPKQFSDNTLPGDLIYKDQNGDGVINNDDRVPVGGQYPSFEYAFTGNLNWKNFDLSFMFQGVEGRKLFVNNWGTIPFVQGAAPTTEWRDRWTEENPSTTMPRIYWGFDAPDKVKRPSTFFLQDASYLRLKNLTIGYSLPTTVTDRMGINRLRVFLSGDNLFTRTDYPGLDPERTGSGTFLNYPQNKIYAFGLNLQF, from the coding sequence ATGAAACACAGAAGTAATCAGTTAACACCTCTGGGAAGAAGGTTGTTACTCTACAGTGGCTCGGTATTCCTGCTCGGGAGTGCCGTTGCAGGTGGCTTATCGCCCGATAAGCGCTGGACAGCATCTCCTATGCATGACGTTACACTTGCCACGCCTGCTGCATGGCAAAGCGCCGTTACTGGTCAAGTAAGGGATATTTCGGGTAAACCGCTCGTGGGCGTATCGATATTTGTAAAAGGAAATACTTCAGCAGTCGGTTCGACTTCTGCGGATGGTAGCTTTTCGGTAAATGCTGATGCAGGCGCGATCCTTGTATTCCGATCGGTAGGCTATGCCGAGCAGGAAGTTGTAGCGAGCGCGCAGCAAGATCTGACTATCACGCTACAATCCAGTGCGCAGGATTTAGATGAGGTTGTGGTCGTTGGCTACGGTACACAAAAGAAGGTTAACCTTACCGGCGCAGTTTCTACAATTAAAGGCGATGATCTGGTTCGTCGTCCGGTAACCAACGTAGGGTCTATGCTTCAAGGACAAACGCCAGGCTTACGTGTCGTTCAAAATTCGGGCGAGCCGGGAAGTGAAGGCTTATCTGTGCGTGTGCGTGGTCAAGGCACGTTTAGCGGCGCCGGGAATGGGCCCTTAGTTTTGATAGACGGCGTTGAAGGTAGTTTAAATGATGTAAACCCCAACGATGTCGAGAATATTTCCGTTTTGAAAGACGCTGCTTCGGCTTCCATCTATGGTGCACGGGCGGGCAACGGTGTTATTTTGGTGACCACAAAAATGGGAAAAGCAGGACGCGTGGTCGTCGATTATTCGGGCAATGCATCCATCCATACGCCAACGAAATTGTTTGATCTAATCACCAATTCTGCGGAATACATGGAGCTTTGGAACGAGGCTAAAATCAATACATTAGGGCCAAATGCGACGGGACTTTACCCACAGGAAACGATCAATCTTTACCGTAACGCAACAGATCGTGTACAATATCCTAATACCGACTGGCTGGATATTATGTTCAATCCGGCATTTGTACAGCAGCATAATTTGAGTATCAGTGGCGGAAGCGATAATACGCAATACAATTTATCCGCGGGTATTGTGGATCAACCGGGCGTATTGAAAGGCTTTGATTACAAACGGTATAATGTAAGACTAAACCTGACCTCCAAAGTAGCCGATTGGCTGAGCATCGGAACCAATATCAGCGCTAAACAAGGCGATACGCAACGACCACGAGGAGGAGCGGAAGATTCTTTTATTGCGACAATATCCCAAGCGCCGACTTATGCGCCTACGCTGCCCGATGGTCGGTATACGTTCAAAGCCTACGGATTTGAATACAACAATAAAAACCTGCTGGCGATCGTAGATAACGAGGTTTTTTGGAAGAATCGCGATTACTCGGTCAACTTGCAAGGTTGGATGGATGTGAAGCTGGCTAAGGGTTTTAGCTGGTATACGAAAGCGGCCATTGTGGGCGATTTCGACAGCGAGTCTGACTGGCGGCCACTGGTGCCTTTGTATAATTTCCACACGGGCGAGCTGGCGACAGATCTTGATGTGGGCACCAAAGGATTGGGGAAAACAAGACGCGAGAATCGCTATACCAATGTTTTTTCTTACTTAAAGTATGAAAATACATTTGCTGATAATCACAACCTTGGTTTACAGGCGGGTTACAGTCAGGAAGCCAACCGTAGTGAATATCTCTACGGCTATCGTCGGGACTTTTTTAACAATGCCTTGCAAGAGCTTGATGGCGGCGGTTTAGCCGTACAAAATGCAAGCGGATCAGCCTACGAGTGGGCCTTGCAGTCGTTCTTTGGGCGTGTAACTTACGATTTCAAACAGCGCTATCTTTTTGAGGCCAATCTGCGGTATGACGGAAGTTCAAGATTGCATCCGGACAGACGATGGGGGGCTTTTCCCTCGGTTTCAGCCGGATGGAGAGTCTCGGAAGAGCCGTTTGTACAAAAGATGAATTTAACCTGGCTGAATAACTTCAAAATCAGGGGTTCTTACGGAGAGCTTGGAAACCAGAATATCAACATCAGTGTAAGCGGGAATGGATCATATCCATATCCTTACCAGGATTTGCTGAATTATACTGGAAACTATTCTTTTGATAATGCCAACCTGACTACTGGAGCTGCGCAAACTGCGCTTTCAAATCCACTTTTACGCTGGGAGGAAACGAAAGTAGTTGATATTGGTGCAGATTTAACGGTGCTGAAAGGTTTGGAAGTTACATTTGACTGGTACAGAAGAACGACTTCCAGTATTCTGAGACAATCGCAGATTACCGCTGTTGTTGGGTTGAGTGCGCCAAACGTAAATAGCGGCACTATGCGCAACGAAGGGATTGAGCTCGGCTTAAGGTATTCAAATGCCGTAAACGACGGGATTTTCGAAGGACTTTCATATAGCATTGGTGGTAACATTGATCGATTCAAAAACACGGTCATTCGATTTGGCGAACGCGAAATCGGGGGTTGGACGATCAAGGAAGAAGGCAGACCCTGGGACACGTACTACATGCTGGAACATATCGGAATCTTTCAATCTGCGGAAGAAATCGCGAATGCTCCGAAGCAATTTAGCGACAACACGCTTCCGGGCGACTTGATTTATAAAGATCAAAACGGTGATGGCGTCATCAATAATGACGATAGAGTTCCGGTCGGTGGGCAATATCCGTCGTTTGAGTATGCTTTTACCGGTAATCTGAATTGGAAAAACTTTGATCTGTCGTTTATGTTTCAAGGCGTTGAAGGCCGAAAATTATTCGTAAACAATTGGGGAACGATTCCATTTGTGCAAGGAGCTGCACCGACAACCGAATGGCGTGACAGATGGACCGAAGAAAACCCATCGACCACCATGCCACGTATTTATTGGGGATTTGACGCGCCGGATAAAGTAAAACGTCCATCAACCTTTTTTCTGCAGGATGCCAGCTATTTGCGACTCAAAAACCTAACCATTGGCTACTCGTTGCCAACAACGGTAACCGATAGAATGGGAATTAACAGATTACGCGTATTCCTTTCTGGTGATAATCTATTTACCCGTACAGATTATCCTGGACTTGATCCTGAGCGGACAGGAAGTGGAACATTCCTAAATTATCCGCAGAATAAAATTTACGCATTTGGTTTAAATCTTCAGTTTTAA
- a CDS encoding glycoside hydrolase family 95-like protein, which translates to MEMLLQSHLNELHLLPALPKAWPAGSIHGIKARGNFELNLDWNDGKIVSGNIKSLVGHTCVLRSATELHIAADEVICKRDGIYHIYQFATESGQDYAIKAKAHQ; encoded by the coding sequence ATGGAAATGTTGCTCCAAAGTCACCTAAACGAGCTTCACCTTTTGCCTGCGCTGCCTAAAGCGTGGCCAGCGGGAAGTATACACGGCATCAAAGCAAGGGGCAACTTTGAGTTGAATCTGGACTGGAACGACGGAAAAATTGTCAGCGGAAACATTAAATCTCTTGTTGGTCATACCTGCGTGCTGCGATCGGCAACCGAACTGCATATCGCGGCTGATGAAGTGATCTGCAAGCGTGATGGAATATACCATATTTATCAGTTTGCAACCGAAAGCGGTCAAGATTACGCCATCAAAGCAAAAGCACATCAATAA